The following proteins come from a genomic window of Tindallia californiensis:
- the ahbB gene encoding siroheme decarboxylase subunit beta, with translation MILTSLDKKIIRRLQEDIPMTATPYADMAQELQITERYLLQRIDAYLTTGILRRLGGVVRHHQLGYQANAMVVWQVPEETIEEVGKKMADHPAVSHCYQRPTLPDFPYNLYTMIHGKQVSDCETIVDELSTRTGIHTYYVLESLQELKKTSMKYFISDITK, from the coding sequence ATGATCCTTACTTCTCTTGATAAAAAAATTATCCGTCGGTTGCAAGAAGATATTCCTATGACAGCTACTCCTTATGCCGACATGGCACAAGAACTCCAAATAACGGAGCGTTATCTGCTACAAAGAATCGATGCTTATCTTACTACTGGGATTCTAAGACGACTGGGAGGAGTTGTGCGGCATCATCAACTGGGCTACCAGGCAAATGCAATGGTTGTATGGCAGGTACCAGAAGAAACTATCGAGGAGGTCGGAAAAAAAATGGCCGATCATCCCGCTGTTTCTCACTGTTATCAACGACCTACGCTTCCTGATTTTCCATACAATCTTTACACTATGATTCATGGCAAGCAAGTTAGTGATTGCGAAACCATTGTAGATGAGTTATCTACCCGTACCGGGATTCATACCTATTATGTACTGGAAAGCCTTCAGGAACTTAAAAAAACCAGCATGAAATATTTTATTTCTGATATCACAAAATAA
- the proC gene encoding pyrroline-5-carboxylate reductase: MERKVGFIGAGNMGSAMIGGIIKAGFTDPQNVSVFDPKEDQVAFLGDQYGINKVDSVESLIQDSHLLVLAVKPNLYPTVLKQIKKHLRTTHIIITIAAGVSLRQVEEIIGKSYKIIRTMPNTPALVQQGMAALCPNEQMKEKDFQLVGELFNSFGKWEKVDEKLIDTVIAVSGSAPAYVFMFVEAMADAAVQGGMPRKQAYQFAAQTIMGAASMVMETEKHPGELKDMVCSPGGTTIEAVRSLEKSGFRSAIIEAMVDCMNKADDMNAQSSKHSSSTNG; the protein is encoded by the coding sequence ATGGAAAGAAAAGTTGGTTTTATTGGAGCAGGAAATATGGGTTCTGCAATGATTGGTGGCATTATTAAGGCTGGATTTACCGATCCGCAGAATGTTTCCGTCTTTGATCCTAAAGAAGACCAGGTTGCTTTTCTAGGTGATCAATACGGAATTAACAAGGTGGATTCGGTAGAATCATTGATTCAGGATAGCCATCTTCTGGTGTTGGCTGTGAAGCCCAACCTGTACCCGACGGTCCTCAAACAGATTAAAAAACATTTAAGGACCACACATATTATTATTACGATAGCCGCAGGCGTTTCTCTTAGACAGGTGGAAGAAATTATCGGTAAATCCTATAAAATTATTCGCACCATGCCGAATACCCCTGCCTTGGTTCAACAAGGGATGGCTGCTTTATGCCCTAATGAGCAAATGAAAGAAAAAGATTTTCAGCTGGTAGGCGAGTTGTTTAATAGTTTTGGTAAATGGGAAAAAGTAGATGAAAAACTGATTGATACGGTGATTGCTGTAAGTGGTTCGGCACCAGCCTATGTATTTATGTTTGTGGAAGCAATGGCCGATGCGGCTGTTCAAGGTGGAATGCCTAGAAAACAGGCATATCAGTTTGCGGCACAGACGATCATGGGAGCGGCATCGATGGTGATGGAAACAGAAAAGCATCCGGGAGAATTAAAAGACATGGTTTGTTCTCCCGGAGGTACTACTATCGAAGCGGTAAGAAGTTTGGAAAAGAGTGGATTCAGAAGTGCTATTATAGAAGCGATGGTTGATTGCATGAATAAGGCAGATGATATGAATGCCCAATCATCGAAGCATTCATCCTCAACGAATGGCTAA
- the nirJ2 gene encoding putative heme d1 biosynthesis radical SAM protein NirJ2, protein MIISWNSTNQCNMFCDHCYRDSGARADQELTTKEAKSLLEDIQKAGFKIMIFSGGEPLMRSDLVELISYAKTLGLRPVLGSNGTLLTPDLARELKKAGAMGIGISLDSMNSDKHDNLRRYQGAWKEAVEGMAICREVGLPFQIHTTVMDWNKSELENITDFAVSEKAVAHHFFFLVPTGRGSNIEDTSLRAVEYESVISRIMKKQKTVSIELKPTCAPQFMRIADQMNLQTRFGRGCLAGTSYCIISPTGKVQPCAYMDMEIGDVRQTPFHEIWQNSAVFEKLRGMNYSGYCGHCAYKKTCGGCRARAAYYHDGDYMAEEPWCLYQGGKKEAL, encoded by the coding sequence ATGATCATTTCCTGGAACAGTACAAATCAATGCAATATGTTTTGTGACCACTGCTACCGTGACTCCGGCGCACGGGCTGATCAGGAATTAACCACCAAAGAAGCTAAATCTTTATTGGAAGATATCCAAAAGGCTGGCTTCAAAATTATGATTTTCAGCGGTGGCGAGCCTTTAATGCGCAGTGATTTAGTAGAGTTAATCTCTTATGCAAAAACATTGGGCCTTCGTCCCGTGTTAGGCAGTAACGGAACATTGCTCACACCTGACTTAGCGAGAGAACTAAAAAAAGCAGGTGCAATGGGTATTGGTATAAGCTTGGACAGCATGAATTCGGATAAACACGATAACCTCCGACGTTATCAAGGTGCTTGGAAAGAAGCCGTTGAAGGCATGGCCATCTGCCGAGAAGTAGGGCTTCCTTTTCAGATTCATACAACGGTTATGGATTGGAATAAATCTGAACTGGAAAACATTACTGATTTTGCAGTCTCAGAAAAAGCTGTTGCCCATCATTTTTTCTTTTTGGTACCGACAGGAAGAGGTTCCAACATTGAAGACACTTCCCTCCGGGCCGTTGAGTACGAGTCTGTGATCTCTCGGATCATGAAAAAGCAAAAGACTGTATCTATTGAACTAAAACCTACCTGCGCCCCTCAGTTTATGCGAATTGCTGACCAAATGAACCTTCAAACCCGTTTTGGCAGGGGATGTTTAGCTGGAACCTCTTATTGTATTATCAGCCCTACAGGAAAAGTACAACCTTGCGCTTATATGGATATGGAAATTGGTGATGTGCGCCAAACCCCCTTTCATGAAATATGGCAAAACAGTGCTGTATTTGAAAAGTTAAGAGGTATGAATTATTCTGGCTATTGCGGTCACTGTGCTTATAAAAAAACCTGTGGTGGTTGTCGTGCCAGAGCCGCCTATTATCACGATGGAGATTATATGGCTGAAGAACCTTGGTGCTTGTATCAAGGTGGAAAAAAGGAGGCTCTTTAA
- the trhA gene encoding PAQR family membrane homeostasis protein TrhA — MKSSERISFYTHLGGAVAAAVGAIILLFQAREQFSYRLLALIYGVSVTFLFTASSLYHYHKKEEGESSFWRKLDHFAIFVMIAGTYTPVVWAYLSGGLKWGILIFQWSLVLTGFFFKFFYLKAPRLLYTAIYLLMGWSAIFTIRPLMMAMNLSSIVMLFAGGVSFTIGAIFYALKKPVITPGFGFHEIFHIFILAGGVFHYFLVFLAIR, encoded by the coding sequence ATGAAATCATCTGAACGAATATCTTTCTATACTCACTTAGGAGGAGCTGTAGCCGCCGCTGTAGGAGCTATCATCCTTCTTTTCCAAGCCAGAGAACAGTTTTCTTATCGATTATTAGCGCTGATTTATGGTGTTTCGGTGACCTTTTTGTTCACAGCCAGTTCTCTTTACCATTATCACAAGAAAGAAGAGGGCGAATCTTCTTTCTGGCGTAAGTTAGACCATTTTGCTATCTTTGTTATGATTGCCGGAACCTATACCCCGGTAGTCTGGGCTTATTTATCAGGTGGTTTAAAGTGGGGAATCCTTATCTTCCAATGGTCTCTCGTATTAACGGGTTTCTTCTTTAAGTTTTTTTACCTAAAAGCACCTCGTTTATTATATACAGCTATCTACCTGCTGATGGGCTGGTCAGCTATTTTTACCATCAGGCCCTTAATGATGGCCATGAACCTTTCTTCCATCGTCATGCTTTTTGCAGGTGGTGTTTCCTTTACCATCGGAGCCATCTTTTACGCATTAAAAAAGCCGGTGATCACACCCGGCTTTGGATTCCACGAGATCTTTCATATCTTTATTCTTGCTGGAGGAGTTTTTCATTACTTTCTCGTTTTCTTAGCCATTCGTTGA
- a CDS encoding acetamidase/formamidase family protein, producing MLQISKCHSVFALGAYETPALKVSSGSEVIFETHDCFQSQIHNEHQSIDQLDWNRINPATGPLYIENAKPGHVLKVEILSITIDQQGVMAAIPGAGLLGDSVTTSEIKIIPIKNNIAQFSEKLNLPVTPSIGVIGVAAKNEPVACGVPGEHGGNMDNKKIRAGSTLYLPVFVEGALLSIGDLHALIGDGEIMVSGLEVGGRVSVRVTVEETFSLTHPFLEDETHYYTIASHKDLLQAVKISTESMHQMLMTRTGISFNEAGMLLSVAGNTEICQVVDPLLTARYALPKKVFQSLMES from the coding sequence ATGTTACAGATTAGTAAATGTCATTCCGTCTTTGCCTTGGGTGCTTATGAAACACCTGCCTTAAAAGTTTCTTCAGGCAGTGAGGTTATCTTTGAAACACATGACTGTTTCCAAAGCCAGATTCATAATGAACATCAATCCATTGATCAGTTAGACTGGAACCGAATTAATCCGGCTACTGGTCCTCTTTACATTGAAAATGCCAAGCCAGGTCATGTGTTGAAAGTAGAGATTCTTTCGATCACTATTGATCAGCAGGGAGTAATGGCTGCCATTCCAGGAGCTGGATTGCTGGGAGATTCCGTAACAACGTCTGAAATTAAGATAATCCCTATTAAAAACAATATCGCCCAGTTTAGCGAAAAACTCAACCTCCCCGTTACACCAAGTATCGGTGTTATCGGAGTCGCCGCAAAAAACGAACCGGTTGCCTGCGGTGTTCCAGGAGAACATGGTGGTAATATGGATAACAAAAAAATAAGAGCTGGATCCACTCTTTATTTACCCGTTTTCGTTGAAGGAGCCTTGCTTTCAATCGGCGATCTTCATGCATTGATAGGTGATGGTGAAATCATGGTTTCTGGACTAGAAGTTGGAGGGAGGGTTTCTGTAAGAGTTACAGTAGAAGAAACTTTTTCTTTAACTCATCCTTTTTTAGAAGATGAAACTCATTATTATACAATTGCTTCACACAAAGATTTACTTCAAGCCGTTAAAATATCCACAGAATCCATGCATCAAATGCTAATGACTAGGACTGGTATCTCCTTTAACGAAGCCGGTATGTTGCTTAGTGTCGCTGGAAACACAGAAATTTGCCAAGTGGTAGATCCTTTGCTGACGGCTCGATATGCTTTACCAAAAAAAGTATTTCAGTCATTAATGGAATCTTGA
- the nirJ1 gene encoding putative heme d1 biosynthesis radical SAM protein NirJ1, which translates to MISFTKFLTGAHHYGDQLRYQEESTKWPHGIRKGCGPVVAWNTTRTCNLRCIHCYMNSDHHHYPGELNHEEAMVFIQSLADFRVPVLLFSGGEPLLRPDFFKLAEEAARLGIRPTLSTNGTLITKKIAQQLKSIGIGYVGISLDGLEKVHDQFRQKQGSFQQAFKGIENCVAEGQRVGLRFTINRQNMHDVDEVLDLVEEAKIDRICFYHLVYSGRGSELTKDVLTPEETRQVVDRIIDRTLDFQRRGLNKEILSVDNHADGVYLYLKLRKSHPEKAANVLSLLKRNGGNRSGMAFANVDSQGNVHPDQFTQNHCFGNVKEKPFSEIWQGTNHPIQAGLKNRKPLLKGRCATCHWLDLCNGNFRARAEAITGDFWESDPACYLTDKEISKEGELS; encoded by the coding sequence ATGATTAGTTTCACTAAATTTCTTACAGGCGCTCATCACTATGGGGATCAACTCCGTTACCAAGAAGAATCGACTAAATGGCCCCATGGTATTCGAAAAGGCTGTGGTCCTGTTGTTGCCTGGAACACCACCAGAACCTGCAACCTGCGCTGTATTCATTGTTATATGAATTCTGATCATCACCATTATCCGGGAGAATTAAATCATGAAGAAGCCATGGTCTTTATCCAGTCACTGGCCGATTTTCGGGTGCCGGTATTGCTGTTTTCCGGTGGAGAACCACTCCTACGACCAGATTTTTTCAAGCTGGCTGAAGAAGCCGCTAGACTAGGTATTCGACCCACGCTTTCTACCAACGGTACGCTTATCACGAAAAAAATAGCACAACAGCTTAAATCCATTGGGATTGGCTATGTAGGAATTAGTCTGGATGGCCTTGAAAAAGTACATGACCAGTTTCGACAAAAGCAAGGCTCTTTTCAGCAGGCATTTAAAGGCATCGAAAATTGTGTCGCTGAAGGCCAACGGGTAGGGCTTCGCTTTACCATCAACCGTCAGAACATGCATGATGTGGATGAAGTTCTTGATCTAGTGGAAGAAGCTAAGATCGATCGTATTTGTTTTTACCATCTGGTTTATTCTGGGCGTGGCAGTGAGCTGACCAAGGATGTACTAACACCAGAAGAAACCAGACAGGTGGTGGACCGAATTATCGACCGTACCCTGGACTTTCAGCGCAGAGGTTTGAACAAAGAGATTCTCAGTGTTGATAATCATGCCGACGGTGTCTATTTGTATCTAAAACTACGGAAATCACACCCTGAAAAAGCCGCAAATGTCTTGTCTCTTTTGAAACGCAATGGCGGAAACCGAAGCGGCATGGCTTTTGCCAATGTAGACAGTCAGGGAAATGTGCACCCTGACCAATTTACCCAAAATCATTGCTTTGGCAATGTGAAGGAAAAGCCTTTTTCCGAAATATGGCAAGGGACGAACCATCCTATTCAAGCTGGGCTAAAGAACCGAAAACCTTTACTCAAAGGGCGATGCGCTACCTGCCATTGGCTTGATCTTTGCAACGGTAATTTTCGTGCCAGGGCAGAAGCAATCACAGGTGATTTTTGGGAATCTGATCCAGCTTGTTATTTAACAGATAAAGAAATCAGCAAAGAGGGTGAGCTTTCATGA
- a CDS encoding DNA gyrase/topoisomerase IV subunit B, with protein sequence MAKGQQAYNNESISSLKGPDKVRLRPGVIFGSDDIAGCQHAVFEILANSIDEAREGYGNTIEVSRFKDHSIQIVDYGRGIPLEYNPKEDRFNWELVFCELYAGGKYQNIQGLTYEYSLGLNGLGACATQFAASWMNVEVLRDKHRYHLRFEKGHNIGGLKKEKALYKDTGTRIHWLPDLDVFTEIDINQEYFKETLKRQAVVNAGVHFVFYDELTDESFTYYYPEGIMDYIKELSQEQELTEIRYLSRSTAGRDREDKPEYKVKMEIALCFNNHYPRIEYYHNSSYLEHGGAPDRAVKNSLVAVIDQFLKDENLYRKNEKKVLFTDIEDSLLLIANSFSTMTSYANQTKKSINNTFIQQAMTALIKEKLEIYFTENRQDKEKILNQVLTNKRSRETAEQTRLNIKKKLNGKMDMATKVKKFVDCRSKDLEKRELFIVEGDSALGATKMGRDANFQAIIPVRGKILNCLKASYAQIFGNDIIVDLLKVLGCGVEIKSRHSDLATFDLNKLRWNKIIICTDADVDGYQIRTLILTMLYVLTPKLIEMGYVYIAESPLYEITDLKAKKTFFAYTEQEKNKLLKSIKGTYKLQRSKGLGENEPQMMWETTMNPDTRRLIQVTPAEAAKTREMFDVLLGNNLPGRKLFITDKGPAYIAQADLD encoded by the coding sequence ATGGCAAAAGGTCAGCAAGCATATAATAATGAAAGTATTTCATCCCTGAAAGGACCGGATAAAGTACGGCTCCGCCCAGGGGTTATTTTTGGTTCAGATGACATTGCCGGCTGTCAACACGCCGTCTTTGAAATTCTTGCCAACAGTATCGATGAAGCCCGTGAAGGTTACGGAAATACTATTGAAGTTAGTCGTTTCAAGGATCATTCCATTCAAATTGTCGATTATGGTCGTGGAATCCCACTGGAATACAACCCCAAAGAAGATCGTTTTAATTGGGAACTGGTGTTTTGCGAACTTTATGCAGGAGGAAAATATCAAAATATCCAGGGACTTACCTACGAATACAGCCTCGGCCTAAATGGATTAGGTGCTTGCGCTACCCAATTTGCAGCGTCCTGGATGAATGTTGAAGTTTTAAGAGATAAGCATCGCTATCACCTTCGTTTTGAAAAAGGCCATAATATTGGTGGGTTAAAAAAAGAAAAAGCCCTGTACAAAGACACAGGTACACGAATCCATTGGTTGCCTGACCTGGACGTGTTTACAGAAATCGATATTAATCAGGAGTATTTCAAAGAAACCCTCAAACGTCAAGCGGTTGTCAACGCAGGAGTTCATTTTGTTTTTTACGATGAACTGACCGACGAAAGTTTTACCTATTACTATCCAGAAGGCATTATGGACTATATCAAAGAACTCAGTCAGGAGCAGGAGCTGACAGAAATTCGATACCTTTCCAGGAGTACGGCTGGCCGTGACCGGGAAGATAAGCCAGAATACAAAGTAAAAATGGAAATTGCGCTCTGTTTTAATAATCATTATCCTCGTATTGAATACTATCATAATTCCAGCTATTTAGAGCATGGTGGTGCTCCGGACCGTGCTGTTAAAAATTCTCTGGTTGCCGTCATTGATCAATTTCTTAAAGATGAAAACCTCTATCGAAAAAATGAAAAAAAAGTGCTGTTTACCGATATAGAGGATAGCTTGCTTTTAATTGCAAACTCTTTTTCTACCATGACCAGCTATGCCAATCAGACAAAAAAATCCATTAACAACACTTTTATCCAGCAAGCAATGACCGCATTGATAAAAGAAAAATTAGAAATCTATTTCACAGAAAATCGGCAGGACAAAGAGAAAATTCTTAACCAGGTGCTTACAAATAAAAGAAGTCGAGAAACCGCTGAACAGACACGCTTGAATATCAAGAAAAAGCTTAACGGAAAGATGGATATGGCAACCAAGGTTAAGAAATTTGTGGATTGTCGTAGCAAAGACCTTGAAAAAAGAGAGCTGTTTATCGTGGAGGGAGACTCGGCTCTTGGTGCAACAAAAATGGGACGCGATGCAAATTTCCAGGCTATCATTCCTGTCCGAGGAAAAATCCTTAATTGCCTTAAGGCTTCCTATGCACAAATTTTTGGGAATGATATTATCGTTGATCTGTTAAAGGTTTTGGGTTGCGGCGTCGAAATCAAATCTCGTCATTCCGACCTGGCAACTTTTGATCTGAACAAACTACGTTGGAATAAAATCATCATCTGTACAGATGCCGATGTAGATGGATATCAAATACGTACGCTTATTCTAACCATGCTTTACGTATTAACACCCAAACTGATCGAGATGGGCTACGTCTATATCGCCGAATCACCGCTTTATGAAATTACAGATCTTAAAGCCAAAAAAACCTTCTTCGCTTATACAGAACAGGAGAAAAACAAGCTGCTAAAAAGCATTAAGGGCACTTACAAGTTACAGCGATCCAAAGGTTTAGGAGAAAATGAGCCGCAAATGATGTGGGAAACTACCATGAATCCAGATACACGGCGTCTCATACAGGTAACCCCTGCCGAAGCCGCTAAAACGAGAGAGATGTTTGATGTTTTGCTTGGGAATAACCTGCCAGGCAGAAAGCTGTTTATTACCGATAAAGGCCCCGCCTATATCGCCCAGGCAGATTTGGATTAA
- the ahbA gene encoding siroheme decarboxylase subunit alpha has translation MDTLDEKLITLIQHHFPVTSRPYEKLACQLGTDEKDVLNRLQRLRASGKIRRIGGVFDSKKLGYVSTLCAVQVPEEEIKHAAKLINSLPGVTHHYVRKHPYNLWFTLISPSKKTQDTIIFELEDRLQKMTKSGRIINLPAKRVFKIKVQFNAGSTGGSL, from the coding sequence ATGGACACTCTTGATGAAAAGCTTATTACTTTAATTCAACACCATTTTCCTGTAACTTCTCGACCATATGAAAAGCTTGCCTGCCAGCTAGGAACCGATGAAAAAGATGTGCTCAATCGGTTGCAACGATTAAGAGCAAGTGGTAAAATTCGGCGTATTGGTGGTGTTTTTGATTCAAAAAAACTCGGTTATGTCAGCACCTTATGCGCTGTCCAAGTACCCGAAGAAGAAATAAAGCATGCCGCGAAGCTCATTAACTCTTTACCGGGCGTTACCCACCATTATGTTCGAAAACACCCCTATAACTTATGGTTCACGTTAATCTCGCCTTCAAAGAAAACGCAAGACACTATTATTTTTGAACTAGAAGACCGGTTGCAGAAAATGACTAAATCCGGTAGAATAATAAACCTGCCGGCAAAACGTGTTTTTAAGATTAAAGTACAGTTTAATGCCGGTTCGACAGGAGGCTCTTTATGA
- a CDS encoding DNA gyrase/topoisomerase IV subunit A gives MKEPVIQKLDVLETLETNYMPYAMSVIISRALPEIDGLKPSHRKLLYTMYGMGLLKGNLTKSANIVGQTMKIHPHGDMAIYETMVRMTKGNESLLMPLVESKGNFGRCYSRDMAFASPRYTEAKLMPVASEFFQAINKDTVPFVPNYDNTSKEPVLLPVTFPSILANPNQGIAVGMASNICSFNLTELCDATIAFLEDKQEEVFSLLKAPDFSTGAELLYDKQELERIYRTGHGSFSLRAVYQYNKEDHCIEIIEIPYTTTLEAIMEKMVALMKAGKLKEVNDIRDETDLKGLKLTLDLKRNTDPKQLMTRLFRQTSLQDTFSCNFNLIVNGHPKVLGVLEILKEWLFFRQDCLKRQFAYEKTEQEKTLHLLKGLEKILLDIDKAIQIIRETQKEKEVVPNLMTAFTIDEVQAEYIAEIKLRHLNREYLLKQTKQLKSLRESIADLEALIESPERQKAYIINDLKRVRDHHGQPRRTKIIDREDIPQASPAVMISHYKLKVFLTRDGYLKKIPSTSLRGNFDHKLKPKDYIIQEIEGENKDDLILFSSAQKAYKLKLYEIEDLKTSDLGLYLPNLVPAEPDEKMLYMVTTSDYAGHMLFAYENGKMAKIPLSAYETKTNRKVLANAFASQPLRGIRFLEQDETLLAVSSINKVLVFNTSQINSKATRHSLGVQVLKSKKNSELIAMLTLEQVQLEDPDYYHANVPAVGSYLKKTDSLSLAERVEASENISLLELLPGSEENMDT, from the coding sequence TTGAAAGAACCAGTCATCCAAAAACTTGATGTACTAGAAACACTTGAAACCAACTATATGCCTTATGCCATGAGCGTTATCATATCACGGGCGCTCCCAGAAATAGATGGTTTAAAACCATCTCATCGCAAACTTCTTTATACCATGTATGGTATGGGCCTTTTAAAGGGGAACCTTACCAAATCTGCTAATATTGTGGGACAAACGATGAAGATTCATCCTCACGGCGATATGGCAATCTACGAAACCATGGTTCGAATGACCAAAGGAAACGAAAGTCTTCTAATGCCCCTGGTTGAAAGCAAGGGCAATTTTGGACGTTGCTACTCCCGGGATATGGCCTTTGCGTCCCCACGTTATACAGAAGCAAAGCTGATGCCAGTGGCTTCCGAATTTTTCCAGGCCATTAATAAAGATACGGTTCCCTTTGTTCCAAACTATGATAATACCAGTAAAGAACCTGTGCTATTACCCGTTACTTTTCCCAGCATTTTAGCTAATCCAAACCAGGGAATTGCCGTTGGTATGGCCAGTAACATTTGTTCCTTCAACCTTACAGAACTATGCGATGCAACAATTGCCTTCCTAGAGGATAAACAAGAAGAGGTATTTTCCTTACTTAAAGCTCCGGATTTTTCTACTGGCGCAGAACTTCTTTATGATAAGCAGGAGCTGGAACGCATCTACCGAACTGGTCATGGCAGCTTTTCCTTACGGGCTGTTTATCAGTACAACAAGGAAGATCACTGTATTGAAATTATCGAAATCCCTTACACCACCACCTTAGAGGCAATCATGGAAAAAATGGTTGCTTTAATGAAGGCGGGTAAATTGAAGGAAGTAAACGATATCCGTGATGAAACAGACTTAAAAGGATTAAAACTAACCTTGGATCTGAAAAGAAATACAGATCCCAAACAGTTAATGACCCGTCTTTTTCGACAAACCTCATTACAGGATACTTTTAGCTGTAATTTTAATCTCATTGTCAATGGACACCCAAAAGTGTTAGGCGTCCTTGAAATTTTGAAAGAATGGCTCTTCTTCAGACAAGATTGTTTGAAGAGGCAGTTTGCCTACGAAAAAACAGAACAGGAAAAAACCTTGCATTTACTGAAAGGTCTTGAAAAAATTCTTTTGGATATTGATAAAGCTATTCAAATTATTCGAGAGACACAGAAAGAAAAAGAAGTAGTGCCTAACCTAATGACCGCCTTCACCATCGATGAAGTTCAGGCAGAGTATATCGCCGAAATCAAGCTGCGACATCTGAACCGAGAATATCTGTTAAAACAAACCAAACAACTAAAAAGCTTACGAGAATCTATCGCTGACTTAGAAGCTCTTATAGAAAGCCCTGAGCGGCAGAAAGCTTATATTATTAATGATCTAAAAAGGGTTCGCGATCACCATGGTCAACCACGCCGCACCAAAATAATCGATCGAGAAGATATTCCTCAAGCTTCTCCTGCTGTTATGATCAGTCATTATAAGCTTAAAGTATTTTTAACAAGAGATGGCTATCTTAAAAAAATTCCATCCACTTCTCTGCGAGGTAATTTTGACCATAAATTAAAACCAAAAGACTATATAATCCAGGAGATTGAAGGAGAAAATAAGGATGATCTGATTCTATTTTCTTCTGCTCAAAAAGCTTATAAACTGAAACTTTACGAAATAGAAGACCTTAAAACCAGCGACTTGGGTCTTTATCTGCCAAATTTAGTACCCGCGGAACCAGATGAAAAAATGCTTTACATGGTTACTACTTCTGACTATGCCGGTCATATGCTTTTTGCTTATGAAAATGGTAAAATGGCAAAAATTCCTCTTTCCGCTTACGAAACGAAAACCAATCGTAAAGTTCTTGCAAATGCCTTTGCTTCTCAACCACTGCGAGGTATTCGTTTTCTGGAGCAGGACGAAACATTGCTGGCTGTCAGCAGCATCAATAAGGTACTTGTTTTCAACACATCACAAATTAATTCAAAAGCAACCCGCCATTCTTTGGGGGTACAGGTACTCAAATCTAAAAAGAACAGCGAACTAATTGCTATGCTTACTTTAGAACAAGTACAGCTGGAAGACCCTGATTATTATCATGCTAATGTACCCGCCGTTGGCTCTTACTTAAAGAAAACAGATTCATTAAGTCTTGCTGAAAGAGTTGAAGCCTCCGAAAATATTTCTTTACTTGAACTACTTCCAGGCTCAGAGGAGAATATGGACACTTAA